In Colletotrichum higginsianum IMI 349063 chromosome 1, whole genome shotgun sequence, one genomic interval encodes:
- a CDS encoding Nicotinamide n-methyltransferase has translation MNRYFSPPHSYDGAQSDEEARRKSPSQTPTIVCSKRIMRVGNINEQICEVIENAGIDRADMYVRFYMIGKSEAMAKPTVLICCINKRTRLTATAAVVASLALRTTPKIGLRHAALPLEQPIPARNLASDSSDNFQMTGASLGSWNNDIFAESLAPVVGRALFRSNELDQLSPWSTAGILLRKGKDFCQLTVEHTPVTFPEDDFEDTEVDLSAVSAVNLYDSDDDGDDNNETDDADVSEIDQEALSHASKTPPLSPSCASVTSNTSFDEVRGSSDSQSGFTGNTESSLPDIYAHWGALTAQSRLECLLTIESIPTRRNLVKIGDIDTKASDGCRPGLDYSLISMANPLSDPRYGESLENDKGDYHNLRKSSRRPDGLKRERRVIVFLRRGVTRGVIFAGTTMFKRKDIEVFQRLYMLRLDGVVHEGDCGAAVVDRDTGRIYGHIVRGCPNTGMIYAMPLYDVSQDLQSRGLSLSLCPLPDHISQSQLVSRKLLTKSMFGSGPSLRLILWLWILCSISNLCMIWGIDMLVGSFVPVYTLAGLYTCTLLIFNLWEPFSSGPANPNAKFMFGRYDLGKKLINWAYDCPVDDRSCLDEDSEEGENDIEDDDVDEEEQSDEEGGSVEEEESDKKHQGRSFRGDEFWTKLLEQNKRRMNSAGLLRRFCSGIKLVAFKARESIPPKAAVSLDDRSYNNGEVQTREVTFTAEGLFDELRKENSETFRAPPKSSEKHRRLVSTYGLDYWTAISLVHNCPGVEASALVEGIIRHIYWNASLNSSFLSSLSHSSVSQPFVLECHLPYFVWKSIQATDPRRNLKGTVLRKVRDVSFVGKLASRNCPLGQDFLHQAHTSFIVCVYNRNHWTAYAFEDVYYQDESLIATSNGEPAGSDGLASLDRSQNGSTTIWDPEEFYFKAASDRLAQIVKEWRRVSDHLNERICRQFLLPSRHWGDSESATAAPIKWYRDMDDLLRNLERTLDHTMDAIAAVLVKRHHYFDASGISRISADLIQDIESLSYDLKGIQDTFRRLRNLVVSTELAAVVHENPTSVVNHTPGIGLKILASF, from the exons ATGAATCGATACTTCAGCCCTCCGCACTCATACGATGGGGCTCAATCTGATGAAGAAGCTCGTCGAAAATCCCCCTCGCAGACACCTACGATTGTCTGCAGCAAGCGAATCATGCGGGTCGGCAATATCAACGAACAG ATCTGTGAGGTGATTGAAAACGCCGGTATCGACAGAGCCGACATGTATGTCCGGTTCTACATGATAGGCAAATCAGAAGCAATGGCCAAGCCGACAGTTTTAATCTGCTGCATCAACAAACGAACAAGGTTAACCGCCACGGCGGCAGTTGTGGCAAGCCTAGCCCTACGAACCACTCCCAAGATCGGCCTCAGACACGCGGCTCTGCCTCTGGAACAACCAATACCTGCCCGAAACCTGGCATCAGACTCTTCAGATAACTTTCAGATGACCGGGGCAAGCCTCGGCTCATGGAACAATGACATTTTCGCCGAAAGCCTTGCACCGGTGGTCGGCCGAGCTTTGTTCAGGTCCAACGAGCTAGACCAGCTGTCGCCTTGGTCAACAGCAGGAATTCTGCTTCGAAAAGGAAAAGACTTCTGTCAGTTGACGGTCGAGCACACACCAGTCACATTTCCGGAAGACGACTTTGAGGATACAGAAGTGGATCTTAGCGCAGTGTCAGCCGTCAATCTTTACGACtctgacgatgacggcgacgacaacaacgaaacagatgatgctgatgtcTCTGAGATTGACCAAGAAGCTCTCAGTCACGCCAGCAAGACCCCCCCATTGAGTCCTTCGTGTGCATCAGTGACCTCGAATACCAGTTTCGACGAAGTCAGAGGCTCCTCTGATTCTCAATCGGGATTTACTGGCAACACTGAGAGCAGCTTGCCCGACATCTACGCTCACTGGGGTGCTCTCACCGCCCAAAGTAGGCTCGAATGCTTGCTCACAATCGAATCGATACCTACGCGAAGAAACCTGGTCAAGATCGGTGACATCGACACCAAAGCAAGCGATGGTTGTCGTCCGGGGCTGGACTACTCGTTGATTTCCATGGCCAACCCACTTTCGGATCCACGATACGGCGAATCGCTCGAAAATGACAAAGGAGATTATCACAATCTACGAAAGTCAAGCCGCAGACCTGACGGgttgaagagagagaggcgcgTCATCGTTTTCCTGCGCCGTGGCGTCACTCGTGGCGTCATCTTCGCTGGCACAACCATGTTCAAGAGAAAGGACATCGAAGTTTTTCAGCGCCTATACATGCTCCGGCTGGATGGAGTGGTCCACGAAGGGGACTGCGGCGCAGCTGTTGTCGATCGAGATACCGGAAGGATCTATGGTCATATCGTCAGAGGCTGTCCAAACACCGGCATGATATACGCAATGCCGTTATATGACGTCTCTCAAGATCTCCAAAGTAGAGGATTATCTCTCAGTCTCTGTCCGTTACCTGATCATATCTCCCAGAGCCAGCTCGTCTCTCGCAAATTGCTCACAAAATCCATGTTTGGATCCGGACCAAGTCTCCGACTAATTTTATGGTTATGGATTCTCTGCTCCATCAGCAATTTATGCATGATTTGGGGCATAGACATGCTAGTTGGGAGCTTCGTGCCGGTCTACACGTTAGCCGGCCTCTACACCTGCACTTTGCTAATCTTCAACTTATGGGAACCTTTTTCTAGTGGTCCCGCCAACCCCAATGCAAAGTTCATGTTCGGGAGATATGATTTAGGCAAGAAATTGATCAATTGGGCTTATGATTGCCCAGTGGATGACAGAAGTTGTCTTGATGAAGATAGTGAGGAGGGCGAAAACGATATagaagatgacgatgttGATGAGGAGGAACAGAGTGATGAAGAGGGGGGCagtgttgaagaagaagagagtgACAAGAAGCACCAGGGTAGAAGCTTCAGGGGTGACGAGTTTTGGACCAAACTTCTCGAGCAAAATAAGAGAAGGATGAACTCTGCTGGTCTGCTGAGGAGGTTTTGTTCCGGAATAAAGCTTGTCGCTTTCAAAGCGAGAGAATCTATTCCTCCAAAAGCTGCGGTCAGCCTGGACGACAGAAGCTACAACAACGGCGAGGTTCAAACGCGCGAAGTAACTTTCACTGCAGAAGGACTTTTCGATGAGCTACGGAAGGAG AACTCGGAGACATTCAGAGCCCCCCCCAAGAGCTCCGAGAAACATAGACGGCTTGT ATCTACCTACGGTCTGGACTACTGGACAGCGATTTCCCTTGTCCACAACTGTCCTGGGGTTGAGGCCAGTGCACTAGTTGAAGGTATAATCAGACACATCTACTGGAACGCTTCACTCAATTCATCTTTTCTC TCGAGCCTTTCGCATTCAAGCGTTTCGCAACCGTTTGTACTGGAATGTCACCTGCCTTACTTTGTCTGGAAATCGATACAAGCAACTGATCCGCGACGAAACTTAAAAGGCACTGTTTTGAGAAAAGTCAGAGATGTCTCGTTCGTTGGAAAGCTTGCTTCACGAAACTGCCCTCTTGGACAGGATTTTCTTCATCAAGCTCACACTTCCTTCATCGTTTGCGTCTACAACAGGAACCACTGGACAGCATACGCATTTGAAGATGTTTACTACCAAGACGAATCTTTGATCGCAACTTCCAACGGGGAACCGGCAGGCTCTGATGGTCTTGCAAGCCTCGACAGATCTCAAAATGGATCAACGACCATTTGGGACCCTGAAGAGTTCTACTTCAAAGCCGCATCAGATCGCTTGGCGCAGATTGTAAAGGAATGGCGCAGGGTCTCTGATCATCTTAATGAAAGAATCTGCAGACAG TTTCTGCTTCCCTCGAGACATTGGGGCGATTCTGAGTCGGCAACTGCTGCACCTATCAAATGGTATCGTGATATGGATGATTTGCTTCGCAATTTAGAGCGTACTCTGGATCATACGATGGATGCAATAGCAGCCGTTTTGGTCAAGAGACATCACTATTTCGACGCGTCAGGCATTTCACGCATCAGCGCCGATCTCATCCAGGATATTGAATCTCTGAGTTATGACTTAAAAGGCATTCAGGATACTTTCAGGCGGCTAAGAAACCTAGTTGTGTCCACGGAATTGGCT GCTGTTGTACATGAGAACCCTACTTCAGTTGTAAATCATACACCTGGAATCGGATTGAAAATTCTTGCAAGTTTCTGA
- a CDS encoding F-box domain-containing protein, protein MPKTKAIPDSLAEDRQRTQTAPKLPRTQEVVNGPMVSTPAPATAGDGDNMTVINSDGTTTTYTASGKLLDGEQQRPSEATKAVTDSDRVTAKGSVNVRSKKTERMKRKLEKKKAKSAGHQPTHLLDLPNEILFNIFIQMRPSEVLGTLHICRAFHDLVQHNEALLSRHIVSARYPVLAKCFRLPVSLDDIDPKLHVVLQYETRIQMLGIHRRYQHIPQPDPFTACTCLTCVLRWQALFTIIDFNYWQENLASGKPIPVIPRDQIPEWNKTLKERTARIVLRALKSPLIHARILEMHLVNTCAAIKRQTENRGNRRRHFTMTQADEDSGTDSFLEQEGPSTADMPFQRDGYDLLEVYLPTRTWLKNETRWAYMPADIHDRDLAWAATRWNPVFAAEPIPKDSDV, encoded by the coding sequence ATGCCAAAGACCAAAGCAATTCCCGACTCTCTTGCGGAGGATCGCCAGCGCACCCAAACCGCACCCAAACTGCCTAGAACCCAAGAGGTCGTGAATGGCCCGATGGTCTCGACACCAGCCCCAGCAACGGCTGGTGACGGTGACAACATGACAGTCATCAACAGCGACGGGACTACCACCACCTACACCGCCTCTGGAaagctgctcgacggcgaacAACAAAGGCCCAGCGAAGCGACCAAGGCAGTCACCGACAGCGACAGGGTAACCGCCAAGGGATCAGTCAACGTTCGTTCTAAGAAGACGGAAAGGATGAAGcgcaagctcgagaagaagaaggccaagtcGGCAGGCCACCAGCCAACTCATCTCCTTGATCTCCCGAATGAGATCCTCTTCAACATATTTATCCAAATGCGTCCCAGTGAAGTCTTGGGCACTCTCCACATCTGCAGGGCATTTCACGATCTGGTCCAGCACAACGAGGCCCTACTCTCCCGCCACATCGTCTCAGCGAGATACCCCGTCCTCGCAAAATGCTTTAGGCTGCCCGTCAGCCTCGACGACATTGACCCAAAGCTCCATGTCGTCCTGCAGTACGAGACCAGAATCCAGATGCTCGGCATCCACCGACGATACCAACATATACCCCAGCCTGACCCCTTCACTGCCTGCACGTGCCTGACCTGCGTTCTACGATGGCAAGCTCTCTTCACCATCATCGATTTCAATTACTGGCAGGAAAACCTGGCTTCTGGAAAGCCAATTCCCGTCATCCCCCGCGACCAAATCCCCGAGTGGAACAAGACGCTCAAGGAGCGGACGGCCAGGATTGTTCTGAGGGCGCTCAAGTCCCCACTCATACACGCCCGCATTCTCGAGATGCACCTCGTGAATACGTGTGCGGCCATCAAGCGGCAGACCGAGAATAGGGGTAACCGACGCCGTCACTTTACCATGACCCAGGCAGATGAGGACTCTGGCACCGACAGCTTTCTCGAACAGGAGGGACCCTCTACAGCCGACATGCCCTTCCAGCGGGACGGCTACGACCTGCTCGAGGTCTACCTCCCTACCCGAACCTGGCTTAAGAATGAAACCAGGTGGGCGTACATGCCAGCCGACATCCACGACAGAGACTTGGCATGGGCTGCAACGAGGTGGAATCCCGTGTTCGCAGCCGAGCCAATCCCGAAAGATAGCGACGTCTAG
- a CDS encoding L-ornithine-N5-monooxygenase: protein MRDVLVTIMASLGAQTSVSCTLAAAAGLLSHWLYFIRGPRSMDALKIAVFYILALALLLLKTTTSLGLYRGVILYAELSGSYFLALFASIGAYRLLFHPLRRFPGPLLTRASKVYLMWQNRNWRLHQRYLEMHAEYGDFVRVGPNDMSIVNLDAFSKIHGPQAKSTKHNTGFYDELVTNGELNLDSLWHNEEHRDRRKVWDQALGSKALEKYEEETRAVLRTFLSRLDDLQGTPVNTTLYAKLIPFDNMGRVGYGRDFGTIRDGREDRMLDLIEFTFKLAARLGQTPWPIVLLARLPRTGMAKEFEDLGNRLVDERIAVDSDERHDMLKYFLDDHRSEKPKSFRSINVLYSDSKAVLIGATDTISCALGHAFFYLARDADLRRRLYDEIAAAHGATLPGEFAVVDLNGLGLLEAVINETLRIQTPAAINGPRIAPPEGVVVDGTHIPGGVTLFTPLHCYHRSPKYWKYPDEFIPERWTTRPDLILDRRAFVPFHYGRFDCVGRRLALNVLRLTIAYTLWHYDFRFAPGEDGKRFEEEAKFQLIVKPADLHCVFTKRSETEV from the exons ATGAGAGACGTTCTTGTAACCATAATGGCGAGCTTGGGCGCGCAGACGAGCGTGTCCTGCACGCTGGCTGCCGCGGCCGGCCTTTTGTCGCACTGGCTCTACTTCATCCGCGGCCCACGGAGCATGGACGCCCTCAAGATTGCAGTCTTCTACAtcctggcgctggcgcttcTCTTGCTCAAGACCACGACGTCGTTGGGGCTCTACCGCGGAGTCATACTCTACGCGGAGCTGTCTGGGTCGTacttcctcgccctcttcgccagCATCGGGGCGTATCGTCTTCTCTTCCATCCCCTTCGCCGGTTCCCCGGCCCTCTGCTGACGCGGGCCTCGAAGGTATACCTGATGTGGCAGAACAGGAATTGGAGGCTGCATCAGCGGTACCTGGAGATGCACGCCGAGTACGGAGACTTTGTGCGAGTTG GCCCCAACGACATGTCTATCGTGAACCTCGACGCCTTCAGCAAGATCCACGGCCCGCAGGCGAAAAGCACCAAGCACAACACCGGCTTCTACGACGAGCTGGTCACCAACGGCGAGCTGAACCTTGATTCCCTCTGGCACAACGAGGAACACCGCGACAGGCGCAAGGTCTGGGACCAGGCCCTAGGAAGCAAAG CCCTCGAGAAGTACGAAGAGGAAAcccgcgccgtcctccgGACCTTCCTCTcgcgcctcgacgacctccaAGGCACTCCCGTCAACACGACGCTTTACGCCAAGCTCATCCCCTTCGACAACATGGGCCGCGTCGGCTACGGCCGGGACTTCGGTACCATCCGCGACGGCCGGGAGGACCGCATGCTCGACCTCATCGAGTTCACATTCAAGCTGGCGGCGCGTCTCGGCCAGACGCCCTGGCCAATCGTCTTACTCGCCCGGCTGCCGCGGACCGGGATGGCCAAAGAGTTCGAAGACCTGGGTAACCGGCTTGTTGACGAGAGGATCGCG gtcgactcggacgagaGGCATGATATGCTCAAGTATTTCCTTGACGACCACAGGTCCGAGAAGCCAAAGTCGTTCCGCAGCATCAACGTCCTGTACAGCGACTCCAAGGCGGTCCTGATCGGCGCCAC AGACACAATCTCGTGCGCCCTGGGCCACGCCTTCTTCTATCTCGCtcgcgacgccgacctccgccgccggctctACGACGAGATCGCAGCGGCGCACGGCGCCACCCTGCCGGGCGAGTTCGCCGTGGTTGACCTGAACGGGCTCGGGCTCTTGGAGGCCGTCATCAACGAGACCCTGCGGATCCAGACCCCGGCGGCAATCAACGGGCCCCGGATCGCGCCGCCCGAGGGGGTCGTCGTGGACGGGACACACATCCCGGGGGGTGTGACGCTGTTTACGCCGCTACATTGCTATCATCGGA GCCCCAAGTACTGGAAGTATCCGGACGAGTTTATACCTGAGCGTTGGACGACAAGGCCGGATTTGATACTCGACCGCAGGGCTTTCGTGCCCTTTCACTACG GACGCTTCGATTGCGTGGGACGACGCCTGGCGTTGAACGTTCTCCGCCTCACGATCGCTTATACGCTCTGGCACTATGACTTCCGGTTCGCTCCGGGGGAGGACGGCAAGAGgttcgaggaggaggcaaaGTTCCAGCTGATAGTTAAGCCGGCGGATCTCCACTGCGTGTTTACTAAACGGTCCGAGACGGAGGTCTAA
- a CDS encoding Potassium/sodium efflux P-type ATPase, producing MGSEKAKQPAEHVSGQCNRPMTQPAHCLTLAEVVHELKADQINGLSSDEAGRRLAEYGKNDLGEAQKVSPLRILVAQVANAMTLVLILAMAVSFGIKSWIEGGVVAGVIMLNIVVGFFQEYSAEKTMDSLRSLSSPTARIIRDGQPQTVASSDLVPGDLVELKTGDTIPADVRVFEAVNFETDEALLTGESLPVRKKEDVTFEVSTGPGDRLNVAYSSSNVTKGRAKGIVFSTGSYTEIGAIAAQLRQKESKIREPKKTREDPNARAKPHRYLEAYMLTVSDAVGRFLGLNVGTPLQRKLSKLAVLLFFIAVVCAIIVLGANEFRATQDVIIYAVATGLSMIPASLVVVLTITMAAGTKRMVKRNVVVRNLKSLEALGAVTDICSDKTGTLTQGKMVARGVWIPSKGTFTVENSTSALDPTAGDVRFHASSPRAIDLKKAGEACGSIINPSEHASGSDAGFGLAEFLNVACLANLATVNKNKEGAWEARGDPTEIAIQVMASRFGWNRVALTGDEGSEWRDVAELPFDSDVKRMSVVMKNKDGSYHALTKGAVERVIESCTTYTPDSSGNLVDIKDFRDEILQNMQSLASLGLRVLALASKPMPGEVKVDAETGVDRSAIECDLVFRGLVGLYDPPRPESAPAVRQCHEAGIEVHMLTGDHPETAKAIAIEVGILPTKMHLVARDMADSMVMTATQFDALSDDAVDDLPVLPLVIARCAPSTKVRMIEALHRRGRFCAMTGDGVNDSPSLRRADVGIAMGVAGSDVAKDASDIVLSDDNFASILAAIEEGRRIFDNIQKFVLHVLAENVAQAGTLLVGLAFKDKTGLSVFPLAPVQVVWIIMATSGLPDMGLGFERAVPDILQRPPRSLKAGIFTTEFLIDMVFYGLWITLLCLASFVLVIYGFGNGQLGERCNETYSPSCDLVFRARATTFACLTWFALFLAWEMIDTRRSFFRMQPGSKRYFTQWIADIWRNQFLFWAIIFGFVTLFPLIYIPVLNREVFKHTPISWEWAIVFIAAGLFFAGVEAWKFGKRVYFRRQDSKRMGKSWKETDIEDRIFGRYFSGSSSEEGTVDGRTIDKAQ from the exons ATGGGGTCTGAAAAAGCTAAGCAGCCTGCGGAGCACGTCAGCGGGCAGTGTAACCGCCCTATGACGCAGCCCGCTCACTGTCTTACTTTGGCTGAAGTTGTCCATGAATTGAAAGCAGACCAGATCAATGGCCTTTCAAGCGACGAAGCAGGCAGACGACTCGCGGAGTACGGTAAGAACGACCTCGGGGAGGCCCAGAAGGTGTCCCCTCTACGCATTCTCGTCGCGCAGGTTGCCAATGCCATGACACTGGTTCTTATCTTGGCCATGGCTGTCAGTTTCGGCATCAAGTCTTGGATCgagggtggtgttgttgccGGCGTCATCATGCTTAACATCGTCGTCGGTTTCTTCCAGGAGTATTCCGCCGAGAAGACCATGGATTCTCTCCGGTCGCTGAGCTCTCCCACTGCCCGTATCATCCGTGACGGACAGCCGCAAACGGTTGCTTCTTCCGACTTGGTTCCCGGAGACCTAGTTGAGCTCAAGACGGGCGATACCATTCCAGCCGATGTTCG CGTCTTTGAGGCAGTCAACTTTGAGACGGATGAAGCCCTTTTGACGGGCGAATCTCTTCCCGTTCGCAAAAAGGAAGATGTTACCTTTGAGGTGTCAACCGGCCCCGGCGATCGTCTGAACGTCGCCTACAGCTCTTCCAACGTCACCAAGGGTCGCGCCAAGGGAATCGTGTTCTCTACCGGTTCGTACACTGAGATTGGTGCTATCGCTGCTCAACTCCGACAAAAGGAATCCAAGATCCGCGAACCCAAGAAGACCCGCGAGGACCCCAATGCGCGCGCCAAGCCCCATCGTTATCTCGAGGCCTACATGTTGACCGTCAGCGATGCGGTCGGCCGTTTCCTGGGTCTCAACGTCGGAACCCCTCTGCAGAGAAAGCTGTCCAAGCTTGCTGTCCTGCTGTTCTTCATTGCCGTCGTATGCGCCATCATCGTACTGGGAGCCAACGAGTTCCGCGCCACCCAGGATGTTATTATCTACGCGGTGGCCACTGGTCTTTCCATGATCCCAGCCAGTTTGGTAGTTGTCTTGACGATTACTATGGCTGCGGGTACCAAGCGAATGGTGAAGAGAAATGTCGTCGTTCGTAACTTGAAGTCTCTCGAAGCTTTGGGTGCCGTTACCGACATATGCTCCGATAAGACTGGTACTCTCACTCAGGGAAAGATGGTCGCGAGGGGCGTCTGGATACCATCAAAGGGTACCTTTACCGTCGAAAACTCCACGTCCGCGCTCGACCCCACTGCTGGAGACGTTCGCTTTCACGCGTCCTCGCCTCGCGCCATCGACCTCAAGAAGGCTGGAGAAGCTTGCGGCTCCATCATCAATCCTAGCGAGCATGCTTCCGGCTCTGATGCAGGTTTTGGCCTCGCGGAATTTTTGAACGTCGCCTGCCTTGCCAACCTTGCTACCGtcaacaagaacaaggagGGTGCTTGGGAAGCCCGTGGTGACCCTACTGAGATTGCCATCCAGGTTATGGCTAGTCGGTTTGGCTGGAACCGCGTCGCCTTGACTGGTGATGAAGGTTCTGAGTGGAGGGACGTTGCCGAGCTGCCGTTTGATTCCGACGTCAAGCGTATGTCGGTCGTCATGAAGAACAAGGACGGTTCTTACCACGCCCTCACCAAGGGCGCTGTCGAACGGGTGATCGAAAGCTGCACTACCTACACCCCCGATAGTTCTGGCAACCTTGTTGACATCAAAGATTTCCGCGATGAGATCCTTCAGAACATGCAGTCTCTGGCCAGCCTTGGTCTCCGTGTGCTCGCTCTCGCCAGCAAGCCGATGCCTGGTGAGGTCAAGGTTGATGCCGAGACCGGGGTCGACAGATCTGCCATCGAGTGCGATCTGGTATTCCGCGGCCTCGTTGGACTTTACGATCCGCCTCGTCCCGAATCTGCCCCCGCTGTTAGACAGTGCCACGAGGCCGGCATTGAGGTCCACATGTTGACCGGTGACCATCCTGAAACCGCCAAAGCGATCGCCATTGAAGTCGGCATTCTGCCTACCAAAATGCATCTCGTCGCGAGAGACATGGCCGATTCGATGGTCATGACTGCGACGCAATTCGACGCCCTCAGCGACGATGCTGTTGACGACCTGCCTGTGTTGCCCCTGGTTATCGCAAGATGTGCTCCCAGCACCAAGGTTCGCATGATCGAGGCTCTTCATCGTCGCGGACGTTTCTGTGCAATG ACTGGCGATGGAGTCAACGATTCTCCCTCGCTTCGTCGTGCTGATGTTGGTATTGCAATGGGCGTTGCTGGTTCCGATGTTGCCAAG GATGCTTCCGATATTGTGCTTTCTGACGACAACTTCGCCTCCATCTTGGCCGCCATCGAAGAAGGACGCCGCATTTTTGACAACATCCAAAAATTCGTTCTTCACGTTCTGGCTGAAAATGTCGCGCAAGCTGGTACTCTCCTTGTCGGTCTTGCTTTCAAGGATAAGACTGGGCTTTCGGTTTTCCCCCTTGCTCCTGTTCAGGTTGTCTGGATTATCATGGCGACATCTGGTCTCCCTGATATGGGTCTTGGGTTTGAGCGCGCAGTCCCCGACATTCTCCAGCGGCCCCCACGCTCACTTAAAGCCGGCATCTTCACCACTGAGTTCCTGATAGATATGGTGTTCTACGGACTTTGGATCACCCTGCTCTGTCTGGCCAGTTTTGTACTTGTGATCTATGGGTTTGGCAATGGTCAACTTGGCGAAAGGTGTAACGAGACGTATTCCCCGTCCTGCGACCTCGTCTTCCGTGCAAGAGCTACCACCTTTGCTTGTCTGACGTGGTTCGCCCTGTTCCTTGCATGGGAGATGATCGATACCAGACGATCGTTCTTCCGCATGCAACCTGGGTCTAAGCGATACTTTACGCAGTGGATTGCAGACATATGGAGGAACCAATTCCTCTTCTGGGCTATCATCTTCGGCTTCGTCACCCTATTCCCTCTGATCTATATCCCTGTCCTGAACAGGGAGGTCTTCAAGCATACCCCGATTTCTTGGGAGTGGGCAATCGTCTTCATCGCTGCCGGACTGTTTTTTGCTGGAGTCGAGGCCTGGAAGTTCGGCAAGCGGGTCTACTTCCGCAGACAGGACAGCAAACGCATGGGCAAGTCTTGGAAGGAAACCGACATCGAAGATCGCATCTTTGGACGATACTTCAGTGGAAGTTCCTCTGAGGAAGGGACGGTCGATGGGAGAACGATTGACAAAGCCCAGTGA